Genomic DNA from Temnothorax longispinosus isolate EJ_2023e unplaced genomic scaffold, Tlon_JGU_v1 HiC_scaffold_368, whole genome shotgun sequence:
GTGGTGGCTGTCTTAAGGGTAACCACCCTAGTGAGTCCATCCTTGCCGGGGTGCAGTTCCGTTTTTCTGGCGAGTGGCCACTTGCATGGTGGAGAGCGTTCGTCGGTAAGCAGCACGATGGAACCCACCTTGATGTTGTTGTTAGGACGATGCCACTTGGTTATCGCCTGCTGGCGTTGCAGATAGTGAGCCGACCATTGTGCCCAAAAATGTTGAACACGCTGCTGGATGAGCTGCCACCGAGATAGTCGCGAGGTGGCCAGGTCACTCAGAGATAGCTCGGGTATGGTAGTGAGTGGACCTCCAATGGGGAAATGACCTGGTGTGAGCGCTGAGACGTCTTCAGGGTCGTCACTCAACGGTTCTAAAAGGCGCGAGTTGAGAATGGCCTCGATTTGCGTAAGCAACGATGTGAATTCTTCCGTCGTGAGTAGAGTCTCCCCGATAGTCTGTCTCAGGTGAAACTTTGGTTATTTTGAGGGTATTAGGAATAAGACGCGTTCGTGTTTCTAATATAactaatactaaatatatatttggatAATACAGGATACAGTAAAGTATGATGTCGCGGATCTGACGAAGCGAGCTTGCTACTGCAAGAGATCCCGGGAACTTTTTTAAGAACGCTTTCCATGCTGCGTTCTGATAGGCTGTTCTCTGCCGGTCGCTGATTGGTCATGTTTATGCGACTGTAGCCACATACTCCCCCTCGAGCGTGATGGCCTTGGTCAGCGCGCGAAAGTGATGGTTCTCTTGCTTCGAGGGCTTGGATAGGTTTTGAGGGTTGATTCCGGTATATGTTGTTCTTCTGTTGGATTCATTGTATTTGGGTTGTCCTCGGGTATGTTTTCCAAGAATGCTGGCTTTAGTCTGTCGGTGGATATGTCTGCGGGTTGTCCCTTGAACATTATCCTGAAAACAGAATCTGAATTTCTGTTAAGTATCTTGAATGGACCTTCGTATGGCTGGTCGAATGGTCTTCTGGTGCTGTCGACGCGTACGAATACATGTGTGCTTGAATGTAACATCTTGTGTATAAATGGTTTTATTCTACAGTGATGTGCTGTGGGCTTCGATTTGACGTCTTGCATATATTGTCTCAGCCTGTCGAGGAAGATTTGTGGTTGAGTTGGAGTTT
This window encodes:
- the LOC139824417 gene encoding uncharacterized protein; its protein translation is MTNQRPAENSLSERSMESVLKKVPGISCSSKLASSDPRHHTLLYPFHLRQTIGETLLTTEEFTSLLTQIEAILNSRLLEPLSDDPEDVSALTPGHFPIGGPLTTIPELSLSDLATSRLSRWQLIQQRVQHFWAQWSAHYLQRQQAITKWHRPNNNIKVGSIVLLTDERSPPCKWPLARKTELHPGKDGLTRVVTLKTATTILTRPVAKLAILPARVRNHQPCC